TTGATTTTACCCCCTTTTCCTGGACCCCTTTGCCAGGCTGGCCGTCTGGTGTGCCCTGAGTTCCTACTCTTCCCACAAGGGGCAGGCGTCCTCCCGCCAAAAGAAGAGACAGCGTGAAGACATCGAGGTAGGATAGGGGCCCCTTCCCCCGTTCATTGCCCTTGTGCTTGTTCAGCAGATGTTCACTGAGCCTCTTCTGGTAAGAGGCGCCTTCCCGGCCACAGGCAGCCAGGCATGGTCCCTGCCTCTGGGCCACTGTGTCAGGGGTGACTGTGTGGGAGGGTCTCTCCCTAAGGTAGTGGGAGGGGCGAGGAGAGGGAAGCTGACCCCCTGGAGATGCTGCCTGCGGCCTATGGGGGCTTGACTCCGACCTGAGCTCCAGCCCTCTTCCCAGTCCTGGAAGATTTAGGGATGCAGCTGTGGGTAACAGTGGCTCTCCTGCCCCCCAGGATTACATCAGCCTCTTCCCCTTGGATGACATGCAGCCCTCGAAGCTGATGCGACTGCTGAGCTCCAATGAGGAAGATGCAAATATCCTTTCGAGTCCCAGTGAGTGTGTGGACAGGGGCCGGGCGGGCTGTTTCCTTTCCCGGGAACTCACTCCTTCTGAGAGCTGCTCTGCATCTCGCTGGCTGGTCAGAGAGGCTGTGGTAGGAGTCTGCCCCATTCTGTCCCCTACAGCTGCTCTGTCTCCTATCCTCGAGCGACCAAAGGGCTGAAGCTCTTCTGCCCAGATCCCATCCCAGCCCGGGGCGCATAGTTGACCCTTCCCCACTCCTCACGGCGATGAGTTCAGTGCCTTGGGCACAGTCTGTGCCACTGACTCACAGCTCTGGCCTTCCTTCCCCTGAAACAGGCCCCGAGACCTGGAGCAGGCCTGGGCTGGTACTTGGGACTGCTTCCCACTCCTCCTGCCTGGAGAGCACCCTGACCCCACCTGCTTCCCTAGGTGTCATCGCCTCTCCCTGCTAAGGGCTCTTCCGTGGCATTTAAGTTTTCCTGTTTCCAGAGATTTCTCCTGAGCCTAGAAGTTTCTCTGAGGTCTTTTAGGGACTAGGGGACCAATTGTGCACTTGAACAGAGGAAAGATGCTATGACCTTTGGCTAGTTACTTAGCAAATCTTAGTCTCAGcttctttgtctataaaatggagacgTGAGGATTGGCGGTTTCAGCCATATGCAGCCCGCAGATTGGCACCTGGCGGTGCTGACCAGATGGTAGTTCTTCTCTCTTACCTGCTTGTGGGGAAGTCTGTATTTGGGGCCCGTGTGACTGGACCCAAGCATCTTCTCCGGCCGGGCCCTCCACCCCCGACAGGTGAGGGCTCCCGTGGGCGGCGGTTTGGAACGCAGGAGGCCGTTTCCTCAGTGCTCCCTCACTTGCCCCACAGCGGACCGGTCCATGAGCAGCTCCCTGTCGGCCTCCCAGCTCCACACGGTTAACATGAGGGACCCGCTGAACCGAGTCCTGGGTGagtcctcccacccctgctcctgACCCTCCTCCCCTCGGCCCTCCATCTCCCCTGATTGCCAGCTCTCCTGTCTCCCCCGGGCCCCCACCTCGTCCCTCTCTGGCTCGCCCCCAGCTTTCCTTTGTACTTTCTCTCTTTGACGTCAGCATTTGGGGGGACACCCTTAGCACTTCTTTCTTCTCCCAGAATCTGACCTCTTCGCAAACCCTTCTCATGGAATTCTTCTTCCCCCGCCACCCTTGCCTCACAGCCAACCTGTTCCTGCTCATTTCCTCCATCCTGGGGTCTCGGACCGCCGGTCCCCACACGCAGTTCGTGCAGTGGTTCATGGAGGACTGCGTGGGCTGCCTGGAGCAGGGCGGCCGAGGCAGCATCCTGCAGTTCATGCCCTTTACCACCGTGAGTGCCGCGCCCCCGGGCCCGCCGGCCCACCCTCCAGCTCAGAGCGGGTCAGCAAGTCTCAGGAGAGCTTGGGGTCTGGCGGCCAGTAGGGAGGGCTCCTTCCTCCTGGGCATCGCACCCACCATTACCTTGCTGAgcagctgtctgtctgtctgacaGGTATCGGAACTGGTGAAGGTGTCAGCCATGTCCAGCCCCAAGGTGGTTCTGGCCATCACGGACCTCAGCCTGCCCCTGGGCCGCCAGGTGGCTGCCAAAGCCATTGCCGCCCTCTGAGGGGCTTGGAGCGACCGCAGGGGCTGGCAGGGAGGGTCCCAGCCCCGGGCGCCTCAGAAAAGGACGTGTGGAAAGATGAGACATCATTGCTCATATCCACATGATGTAACCGCCCTCGGTCGGTTTCCAGATCTTTCCCTTGCTCCTGACTTCTGACCTCTAAGACGGCTCCCAGtttctttcataatttccttCCCCACTGCCAGTACCTGATGCGTGTGAGCAGCCTGGTTCCTTGACTCAGGGCGGTCTCACTGCAGCCCTCCCGCCCGAGCCCTGTGCGCGCCTCCCGCTTCCAAGGGTGGGTTTACCTCCGGGGAACTTGATAGGTGCagggtatatgtgtatatatgtattatctcTTTTTACACGTGGTGTGTTCACCTCGGCTGGCTTGTAAATAAAGACCTCGTGGATCCCTCTGTGCCTGTTGGTGCTGTGGGTGCCTGTGTGCAATGGGGGTGGGGAACGCTGTCTCCGCGCCTTGGACCCGCGCAGTCCGTGGTGGAGGGAGCAGGAGGGTGCCCAGAGGAGGGCTGGGCTCAGGCTCCCTTGTTTGTGCACTCAGTAGGGGCGGGGCAGGGCCTCGGGAGCAGCTTCCCTTCCTCATACctgcctgccacttccccccacCTCGCAAAGTCAGACTTACTCTGAAAAGGGAGAGGTTTTGGCTAAAGGCCCCGCTGGTGCTGGGGTAGGGTGTCCTGTTCTGATGTTCCCCAGCCCGGCCAAGCCCCACCCAGCGTCTGACTGGCCCGGAGCTGGATCTTTCCTCTCCAGAAGAGGACTGGGGGTATGAGGGGTGAGGGGCTGAGGGATGAGGGGGGATGAAGGCAGGAACTCTGTTTAACCCTTCTTTGCCTGCTCGTCTCCAAGCCCCGTTTCTTCAGGACCAACTAGAGAGGGGGTGACCCTGAGCCGTGCAGCTGGGGGTTCTAGCCCCACTCAGCCCGACCCTGCTTCTAAGGAACCAGATGGGGAAGGGAAGTGGGAAGTGACTTAGGAGCTGAGGATGGGGAAGTCTTGGGAGGGGACCTGGGGACTGGTTGGCCATCTGGACGTCCTTGGTCTGGTGGTGGCAGCCTGGAAGCATACGTGTGCGTCTTCAGCTGAGAGCAAAGAGAGGTTTGTCTTGAACCTGTGCTGTGAAGCGGCCCCTCCGGTCTCACCAGGTGTGAGCTCAGGCCTCTTCAGCCCATGAGGCCCGAGACAGGTAGGAAGGCTGCGGGCTCCCTGCCAGATCAGAGGCAGTGCTTGATGGACAAGTGCAGAGCCTGGAATTTGGGGTCCAACCCAAGCTGTCACCTTGACCTCagcttcctaatctgtaaaaggCCCTTCATAATTCTATCTTTGTGGGCAGCTGTGAGCATGGATGGGTGAAGGTTTATGGAAGATGGTAAACTGAAGCCCTGTGCCCATGTTAAATCCTCCCTCACTTCAGGCCCGTGTCCATCTGTGTCTGGACTGTTGAGCCCCCCcgtccccctctcccacccctaccctctCCTCTCCCGGTACGGGTGACCCATCTACCTTCCGTCCTCCCTGCTAGGCAGTGGCTTCACGAGGGCAGGGACCACGCCTGCCTTGTTCACTGCCGTGTCCTAGCACCCGGCCCAGTGTCTGCACCCAGTGGGTgcacctcctcttcccctccttcgGGCCTCGCCCTCCATTCAACTCCCCACCCGCGACCCCTGGCCAGGCACCAGCTGGACTCAAGAAGGAGGAAGGACATTTACTGGAGACAAACACTTTATTATCGTGAAGTTTGGCTACAATGAGAAAGTGGGGGCTGAGGGGGAAGGTGAACAGTCGAGCGTCCCTCTCACACCCCGTCACACGAGCCCCCTCATCTTTTCCCTCCCACATTCCCAGTCCCACCCAGCAAGGCAGAGACACGACTGCCCAGCCTGAAAAGGAGTCAGAATCCCGACCCTGACCCCGGCGGGGTGGGGCAGGCGCCACTAGCCTGATGGTGTCTGTAGCGCATCCAGAAAAACAAGAGGCGTCGCTGATGCCTGGGCTCCCCACACAAGGAGTCAAAACGTGCCCCCCAAAAATCTTAAAACGATTCCCCAGCAAATTTGCGGGACCCCAGGGTCAAGCGTCCCGGCTCCGGCTGCCTCTGATGGGCTTCGTGCCCGAGGCAAAGGGGACTCAAGGGAAGCAGCCAAGTCAGGCCAGAGCCAGGGGTGCAAGGACCCAGTTGGGGAACACTGCTGTTTAAATATTAAACAGGGCTGTCTCATCTCCCACGTGGGAGACTTCCCGATGATTCCAAGGGCCCCGAGGTAGGCACCCTCAGGGTAGGGGTTCGCTGTGGCTCTCCCCAGAGCCCACCACAGAGCCAGGCAGGGAGCAGTCACAGGAAGTAATACTTGGTATTTACCAACTCCCTCCCAGTCCAGGGGACGGGAAGACGGGAGTTTTTCTCCCTGCTACAGGCGGGAGAATGAAACTTGGAGGTGCAGGGAAGGACCCAGGAGTCTGGGGCTCCTTTCTGTCTTCCCCGTCTTTAAATACTAGGTTTAAATAAGCATAAATATTAAATAGAGATAAATACACTGGAGGGGGAGGGCTTTGCTCAGGGCTCGGCCAGGTAGCGCAGGACACGGTATGCGAGCTCCAGGAAGCTCTGCAGCTTGGAAGCAACCAGGACCCCTCCTGCCCGGCGCTGGAAGGCCGAGGTGAAGGTCGGcatggggccctgggtgggctgCACGGCAGGGGCCACCCCCAGGTCTTCCATCTGTGGGGGAAGATGAGGTCAGCAATCAGGCCCTGCTGAGTGGGTAGTTAGCACAGGGAGGAAAGGCGAAGGGCTGATGGGCTGTAGACGATCCAGGGTTCATGGTGAAGCCAGGACCGAACCCAGGTCTCTTTAAGGTCCAGTGACCCCGCCTCATGCCCTCAActaggggggatgggggagggtccTGGGATGAGGTGGTAGCTCCCTACATCCAGCCCACCGAGAAtgttcctgccccagccctagagAACTCCGGGGTCCCCAGGCTGGCAGCACCACGTTTGAGGACCGGCTCGGTCCGGGCCCCTAACGCTTGCTGCTCCCGAAGAGACTCACCTGCAGCCAGATGTTGGTGGCAAAGTCGGTGACGTCCAGCTGCAGTATGTCCAAGGTGGGGGCCAACTCTGGGGAGATCCCCGCCAAGGCCTGCAGGAGGCCCTGGTAGAGGAAGAGGCCACCGTGCAGCTGGCTCAGGCAGCCTGTCTGGGAGATGGGATAGGAGAGTCAGGGGACGCTCCTGGGCTGCTCCCCTCAGGGCCCCAGCGTGGAGCCTGGAGGACTGGGGAGCCTTCCAGGTCATCCTTTCCCGCCCGTCCCCtcatctcccttctcccctccggACACTCACCAGCTGCAGGGCCTGGCTGGAGCAGCTACTCAGGGAAGCCTGGGGGATGCCCAGAGAGTGCCCAAGCAGCACCAGCTCCTCAGGGTGGCACAGCTTGTGGGTGGTGCACTGGGGATGGGAAGGATGCTGAGTGAGGGGCACTGGCAGAGCCGGGCGGCTCCTCCTTCCCGAGTGCCCCCATCTCTCCACATCCAcatctttccttccctccacGTCCTGACAGGCTTCTCAGCCCCGTTCCTCCGTCCAAGCCCCCAGCCAGCCCCTCCCAGCACTGTCCCGTAGGGGTTCTTCCCCCACTTCCCCACCAGCCGCCCAGGGCTCTGCCTCTcttaattttctcccatttccccTGAGTCTCTCCTCTCCCATCCCATGTCCCTTCCTGTTGCCGTCTTCCCCACGGTTCCCTTTgcttccctctgcttctctctctcccctcagctctgccctgcgcaacttctttcctccctgccccctgctgcAGCATCTCtatcccctccccgcccctccgcAGGTTGCCCTCACTCACCAGCCTCTCCTGCAGCTCAGTGCCATCAGCCTGGATTTTCCTCACTTGCTCTAAGCACTTAAGCAGGAAGCTCTGGGGCAGGGAGCTGGCAGGGCCGAGGTGGGTGGCTTCTTGCACCATCCAGAGTGCACTGTGCCAGAGCAGCAGCTGCAGGGCTGGGAGCAGACAGGGGCTCAGGAGACGTGCAGACCTTTCTGGGAGCCCAGGGACCCTGCCCTCGGCCGCTACGGCCCCCGCAGCTCTCCCCTCCTGGGGCCCGGACACTCACCCATCAGCTTCATGGGGCTCTGGGCAGCAGGTTCAGCCGGGGGTCTGGATGGGTCTGTAGGTTCTGGGTTCTGTCAGGGGCCAGGTCCAGGGGCCTTTATACACAAGCCCATGGAGGCCTGGGAGGAAATTACCTGGTGCTGCGACTAAGGCTTAGTAATAACTTCCCAAGATTTATGCAAATTTGGTGTCCAGGACAATGCAGGGGGGTTGGGACGCAAAAAGTGTTTGCGAAAGTTTTGTGAAATTGTGGAATCTCTGATTCTTCTTTGACGTCTTGCCCCCCTTaaactcccttcctcccctcagccccacccAGGTCTGAATTGCCCCAGAGTGTTTGAACTGAACCGCTGAACAAAAGCTGAGCCAATGATAAAAGCCAGGGAGGCTGGAGTCTGGTCGACCCCAGGGAAGAGGCAGGCCTAGGCCTCGgggccctccctcccgccctcccctgGTACATCTCCTGGGTCAGCCCCATTTGCCACTCTCCCTTGGGATTCTCAAGCCACCTGCTCCCTAGGCCCCCAATTCTGAGAAGGAAGAAACTAGTTGCCCTATTTCTATCCCCCCAATTCCCAGAGGCTGCCTCTCTGAGTGCCCTCTTGAGGGGCCAGGGGCCTGAGATAGGAACATTGGGGTCTTGcctcctgtccccaccccacatGTTGAGCGGCATCATCCTGGTTCCTGTGCCGAACTGGTTAGCTGGGAACTCCCCAATCCCCCCCATGACTCATTCCTTTAAGCCCCCGGAATCCTGGCAGAGACCAGAGGAAACCGGATGTCTGTCCCGAATGAAGCAAGACCCTTTGAGGCTCTCGGTTCAGGTTCACCTGAccttgcccttcctcctcctcccgcccacactgcccctcccccctagTGTCGCAGTGCTTTGGAGTTGAGGGTCTGGGACAGGTGGCTTCCCTGGCCAGGTTCACTGCCAGCGGGCATGTGTGTGCTGCCCTGAGTGGAGAAGGGCTAGGGTGAGAAAGAAGAAACCACCCGGCTTCAAACCCGAGAACCACGTACTGTTAGCGCTGGAAGGGACTTTGGAGTCCGTTCCAACCCTGTGAACCGGGCCAGTGAGGGAAgaggcttgcccaaggtcatgggtAGCAGAGTCAGAGTTATAATCCAGACCTCTGCCTTGGGCCTGAGAGTTTTCCACAGGCCATGGGGCCTGCCTGGGGAAGTCTGACCAACCGCATCCAAGACTGTCATGTTCTGTCCCAACAGAACGTTGTTCTACCCCACGACGGACCAGAACAGAGTCTCTTCGGATGAGGAGTGGGTGTGTCTGACTGGGTCAGGCCATCTCTGGGGCGGGGGTGCCCCCTGGTGGCCACAGCTGGCAGGGCCTTCACCTGCTAATCAATTCACGTCCTGCCTCTGGTCCCTGGTCCTGCGGGGCAGCCCTGGCCCCCAACTCCACCTTAGGCCAGGCAACTGGCCACCATGCCCCTATTAAGCCCAGTTCTGTGCCCACCTCTTTGGGAGGAGAGGGGTGGGTTTAGCAGAACTGTGGGGGGATGGCAGAGGTTCTCACAAACatgcctcctctccttccccctaaGAACCTCCAGAGGACCCAGCCTGCCCCAGATGTTGTGCAGAGCATGCCCTGTACATTGGCAAATGCATTGCTTTCAATAAGCCTATGAGGAAGGTACCAGAaccatttccccttttacggaAGATGAATCTGACCTTGAAGAGTTTGACTTGCCCAAAAATAGCAGAGCCAAGGTCTGCCCTGTGCCAGAGTCTTAAACTCTTAACCATTGaatctctttcattcattcattatttatttatttaaaatgtatttatttatttggctgcgtcaggtcttagttgtggcacgcgggatcttccttgtggcacaCAGGGTATTTCGGtgcagtgtgcaggctctagagggcgagggcttagttgccccacagcatgtaggatcttagttccctgaccagggatcaaacccccatcccctgcattggaaggcggattcttaaccactggaccaccagggaagtgcccaccATTGAATCTCTTGACCAATGTTTGGCCTTCCTTACCCATAACCAGGCCAGCTCTAGACCCAAACTTTAATTTTCACTTACAGTCCAAGTGTGTCAGAGGTTTGGCTCAGAAAATGCTACTTCTAACAGGGGTGGCCAGAATGGTGAAAGGACTTGAGATCATGATTTGAAGAAAACAGGCCATTTTGTCTGGTCAAGAGGAGAGGGTTGTTGCGTGGTCTCAAGGGCTAGAAGTGGGACAGGGAGTGGAAGCCCAGCTACCCAGCTTTCAGCTCAAGGAAAGAGCTTTCTAACCGCCAGAGGTGCTGGAGGATGGGGTGGGCTACTTCCAGAGGAAGTGAACTGCCTGACCAGGGAGGTGTTCTGGCCTCTATTCCATAGAGAGAAAATCCGAATGTTGGCTGGCAGCTACCGGACACCTcttatatgccaggcacattCCATTACACTTGTGTCTTTCCTCCTATCAACCAAGTGTGGATTATTCCCATTATAGACAAGGGACAGCCTCAGAGAACCGAAAGGCCCAAGATCACAGAACAAGTCGGGGGCAGAGCAAGGCAGGATTTGTGATCAGCCTTCCCAAGCCCCCATCATTCCTATTACACTATCTTCCTGTTCAGAGAGCTGTATGTACTTCTTGGATGATGGCTCAATCCAGACTTCATCCCCACCCATGAGAAAATAAAGACCAGGCAGAGAGAAAGCCCGGTTACCAGTCCTGACACATGCGGGCTGAGCCAGACTGAAATGATCTGGCAAAGGCCCTGGCTCCAGAGACCCCACCTAGCTGTTATTCATCCTTCCAGCTTCCTAAAGTCTTTCCCACTTATTTCTCAATGGCCAGAGGGGGTGAGCAGCTTCCACTCACACTTCCTGTTTTCATCTGGAACTGGGCTTGGAGTGTCCTTTTAAAGGCTCCGGCGTAATGCCTTTGTTGCAGGCTTGGCCTGTGGGCCAAGATACGTAAACCCTGAGTTAAGAATCGGTTTTACATGTTTTAAgtggttggaaaaaaatcagattttttttctttggctgcattgcgCAGCATgcgagatctcagttccctgaccagggacctcgccccctgcggtggaagcacggagtcttttttttttttttaacaatctattttttaaaattaattaattaattaatttatttatttttggctgtgttgggtcttcgtttctgtgcgagggctttctctagttgtggcaagtggggaccactcttcatcgcggtgcgcgggcctctcactatcgcggcctctcttgttgcggagcacaggctccagacgcacaggctcagtagttgtggctcacgggccgagttgctccgcagcatgtgggatcttcccagaccagggctcgaacccgtgtcccctgcattggcaggcagattctcaaccactgcgccaccagggaagccccaagcacggagtcttaaccactggactgccagggaagtcccaaaagaatattttatcacAGGTAAAAATCATGAAAAGCCAGTGttcataaataatttatttacatattgtttatgTAAGGCCCCTTTCAAGAAGGGCAGAAGTGAGTAGTTGTGACAAGAGCATATGGCTCGCAAGCCTAAAAAAcataccatctggccctttaagaaaagtTCGCAAACTAGTACACAGGACATATGTACAAGGGGACATACAGAAATGTCCTCTGCAATGTTGTTTGTAACAGTAAACCAATGGCCaccaataaattaataaacaaataaattgtgGCCCATTCATACCACAGGTGCCTCTCCACCCTTCCACAATAGAAAATCCATGAGGAAAGCAGTTTGTTTTATTCAGTTGTATTCTTAGTCCCTAGAACAGTGCTGGGCACGGGTTTAAACATGATTAGATCTCAAAACCCATACTGAGTGAAAGGAACTTACTTTCATGTGACACATCATttacaaagatttaaaaactcaagacagggcttccctggtggcgcagtggttgggagtctgcctgccaatgcaggggacacgaggttcgagccctggtctgggaggatcccacatgccgcagagcagctgggcccgtgagccacaattactgagcctgcgcgtctggagcctgtgctctgcaacaagagaggccgtgatagtgagaggcccgcgcaccgcgatgaagagtggcccccgcttgccgcaactagagaaagccctcgcacagaaacgaagacccagcacagccataaataaataaataaatacttaaaaaaaaaaaaaactcaagacaATACTATATTTTGtagtaaaagtataaaaacataaaCTGGAAGGATACCCACTGAATTCATCAGAGTGGCTGCCtttagggaaggagggaggaggcctgggaaaGGAAGATGGGCTTTTAACTTATCTGTCACGTTTTATCTTGCATGAAAAAACTTGACACGATAACAAAAGgttgatatttattaaaattgggTGGAAAGTACATGGGTATTTCTTATGTTATTCTTTGTACTTCTCTGtagttttctaattaaaaaacaaaactggaaggtAGAGAACGCAGTGAACTCTCCAAGCATAAAAATAACACTGAACTTCTCCAGGAAAAGAAAGCTAAGCCAGTGGCGATGAATTACAAGAAACTTCCAGACCGTGAGCAGACAGAAAAATGGTCTATAGACTCAAGGTGGGTAAGAACCAGGAAATCATGACCAATGACCCCAACTCTGTGTAACAGGATGATAGACTCTCCAATCCATTACCAACCAGGAAAGGGTATGGGGCACTTTGGGCTGGGTGCTGACTTTAAGATTTGTcattgggaataataataattacaactaATGATCACACACTCAAAAAGAAAGTCATTTTAGAGGTCAGGTAAAGTGGTCATGGGTCAGAAGGACAGCCATGTAGGgacaaaaaccaaccaacaaactaACCAACCAAATAACAGAGCCACAGACTTGAGGCTGGGAGAAGGTTGCACAGCCTACAAAACGCGACCTGAACTTGGTAGCATGTAGGCCAGTGTTCACGTCCCACCTAAGCCTGTCCTCACACCCTGGAAGGGCACGGAGGGGTGCTCACCGTTAGTCCCCATCCTTCCTGGAAGGGAATTAAAGATCTCCTATTAGATTTTTGAATtggcctgtaaaatggggaaaagattgaatcctttaaaaaaaaaataatggaaagttTGGATGCTGGAATAATAACATCTTCCACAAAGATCAAGGGGGAAGTTTGGGAAAAAAAGTGCCGTTTCACAaagcaaactttaaaaagtttcactaggtacttccctggtggtgcaatggtttagaatccacctgccaatgcaggggacacgggttcgagccctggtccgggaagatcccacatgccgcggagcaactaagcccgtgcgccacaactactgagcctgcgctctagagcccacgagccacaactactgagcccctgtgccacagctactgaagcccgcgcacctagagcccgtgctccgcaacaagagaagccactgcaatgagaagcccgtgcaccacaacgaagagtagccgccgctcaccgctactagagaaagcctgtgccgcaacaaagacccaatgcagccaaaaaaaaaaagtttcactaCCTGGGGAGGTGGCAGAAACTTAAAGGAAGTGGGCAATACCAAATCACTGTGACCGAGACTGGGGTGGGATCAGGAACCAAAGCAAGGCCTGTCTAAAACATGCCTTTGATGCAAGTTAGGGCTATCAGGGTATGAAAACCTGCAGCTGGTGATGAACACATGGTGTACCTTTCCTAACAAACAAGACATTATCCAGCTCGGTGTGCCAGGTACTGAGCAAGGCCCTGGGGGGACAGAAGTGCCTCATGCTCTTTAAGAAGTTACAATCTAGTTGGGAGGATAAGGCTTTCACAGTGACAACCTCCTAAGAGAATCTGATTATCAAGTGAGTGGTTCAGAAGCCAGGGAGTTGAGTCACTGTGAGGCAGGATGCCTGGAAGATGTGTAGCAATCAGCAAGGTGCAGAGCGAGAGCTGCACAGGAGAGGGAATGCAGTTGAGGAGAGGCAGAAACCCACGAGGCATCGTTCTGATAGCAGAGCT
This Balaenoptera acutorostrata chromosome 20, mBalAcu1.1, whole genome shotgun sequence DNA region includes the following protein-coding sequences:
- the CSF3 gene encoding granulocyte colony-stimulating factor translates to MKLMALQLLLWHSALWMVQEATHLGPASSLPQSFLLKCLEQVRKIQADGTELQERLCTTHKLCHPEELVLLGHSLGIPQASLSSCSSQALQLTGCLSQLHGGLFLYQGLLQALAGISPELAPTLDILQLDVTDFATNIWLQMEDLGVAPAVQPTQGPMPTFTSAFQRRAGGVLVASKLQSFLELAYRVLRYLAEP